From the genome of Thermogutta terrifontis, one region includes:
- a CDS encoding family 10 glycosylhydrolase, with protein MFGQGGPKLPILFLPLVRRTAAPRSFLCCIATLGLGVGILVCASSSAFGETLGLRISWGGGAPRRWSGTITVSEGQIVSRTLLGTEVDEPGALFREENTLVIAPSRPRIYQGVDVVVDSPIQANLQVELAGSEQAPQHWTIPLKNVLRNPYETPVDDQGNRLFVERSPGDVLTLESDRPHLIFEPGETWSFRVRFRGSPFNPGEQVTLEVRVQNAREQQTRWNLLDPFNLGRSNAPGLPSARYETTAGSNVAVPVELVLPEAEGVYDVVLTAVGNTGLRLGDSVVRPLGWGGTTVQRRVQVVVLAKKNVPSLAEARSELRLLGEAVDAGNPTFWERLGRMTPALPRLHLLSRDGLLGRGWRRLREGQQEPYTELRPSDSGDEPSWAIYSLPVMEPGTPHLLEIEWPADRKQTLLVSLIEPNAMGAISPPLMDRGVTSSGEVSRWGEKLGWQVYRTVFWPKTRQPFLMVANPGNEPAIYGKIRVYGGWRHLPEEFPPAAFPTERILAAYFHRPFLTAAFEASDAPGPFRERGVEDWVTFFDATVRLSEYLRFAGYNAVVLTVAADGSTLFPSPRWQPTPRYDNGCFHPDGADPVRKDVVELVLRVADRDGFMVIPAMDFSTPLPDLEATIHRRGNQGRNLRWVGPDGRTLDETTQPYRGMLPYYNILHREVQETILNLIHEFADRYGQHPSFAGLGLQVSAYGYMQLPGPQWGMDDETVARFCEETGITIEATGEDRFQKRAELLLGQYFRQWVRWRAQRLQSFYTRVNQELTAVRPDARLYLLAPTLFVGERWENRLRPTLMQRQDPLAVFQEVGLDPSVLASDPSITFLRVFRLVEHAPLGVRAAEYEVDQLFRSWQGLTSLATGGVLFYQAPREIRIPSFDAAAPYSPAFTAIMHQPIPWGYESLRRYAQALAEGDPSFIADGGWRVSMGDEEALRVWRATYRRLPAAAFHDVSFPGNSKSIQPLIVRSAVRGQETYLYMLNQAGFSIRATLHFRTPANTRVVELSGMRPLPTIKKDTDDMWRWEADLGPYDLLAVKFTSPQVSFSKAMVYFNPAIIDRLKDQITELSERAATLSTPPLYEGLANPDFEQKPEKEGEIPHWKIQAGSDATVRLDDQEKKQGTYSLHVASRGAPVTMISDPFEAPSTGRLTVGLWLKTRPGNPQPPLRVFLFGEPAQFPFARYAEIGASATGQSVPTVGAEWTPVLVQVADLPLGRKGPLYLRLDLAGPGEVWIDDIQLCSLAFSKAERVELFKLIAPAQAKLDNGEIADCLRMLESYWPQYLMAFVPRADLSAQISRENQGAQPTEAGSVRNSVKTPDRSASLLDRIRGVLPSKWRF; from the coding sequence ATGTTCGGACAGGGAGGTCCGAAACTACCGATCTTGTTCTTGCCGCTGGTGCGACGGACGGCCGCGCCGAGGTCTTTTTTGTGCTGCATTGCCACTCTGGGTCTTGGGGTGGGGATCCTCGTCTGTGCATCTTCTTCGGCGTTTGGCGAAACATTGGGACTGCGGATATCCTGGGGCGGTGGAGCGCCGCGCCGCTGGAGCGGCACAATCACGGTTTCCGAGGGGCAGATCGTTTCCAGGACCTTGCTTGGCACCGAAGTTGATGAGCCCGGCGCGCTCTTTCGAGAAGAAAATACCCTCGTCATCGCCCCCAGCCGTCCGCGGATTTATCAGGGGGTCGATGTGGTCGTCGATTCCCCCATCCAGGCCAACCTGCAGGTGGAACTGGCCGGTTCCGAACAGGCGCCGCAGCACTGGACGATTCCACTGAAAAATGTGCTCCGGAACCCTTATGAAACGCCGGTGGACGACCAGGGGAACCGGCTGTTTGTTGAGCGATCTCCCGGCGATGTCCTGACCCTCGAATCGGACCGACCGCACCTCATCTTTGAACCGGGGGAAACCTGGTCGTTCCGGGTCCGATTCCGCGGAAGCCCTTTCAATCCGGGAGAGCAGGTCACTTTGGAGGTCCGGGTTCAAAATGCCCGGGAACAGCAAACCCGCTGGAACCTTCTTGATCCCTTCAACTTGGGACGCAGTAACGCGCCCGGTCTTCCATCCGCCCGGTATGAGACCACGGCCGGTTCCAATGTGGCTGTGCCGGTTGAACTCGTGCTCCCGGAGGCAGAAGGGGTCTATGATGTTGTTTTGACCGCTGTCGGCAACACAGGGCTGCGCTTGGGGGACTCGGTCGTGCGTCCGCTGGGTTGGGGCGGCACCACGGTGCAGCGGCGAGTCCAGGTGGTTGTGCTCGCCAAGAAAAACGTCCCCAGTCTGGCCGAAGCTCGCTCGGAATTGCGGCTTTTGGGAGAGGCCGTGGACGCGGGAAATCCCACATTTTGGGAACGCCTGGGTCGCATGACACCGGCCCTCCCGCGATTGCACCTTCTATCCCGTGATGGACTGCTGGGCCGAGGCTGGCGTCGCCTGAGAGAAGGTCAGCAAGAACCGTACACGGAACTTCGACCCAGCGACTCGGGGGACGAGCCAAGCTGGGCCATCTATTCGCTGCCCGTTATGGAACCCGGCACACCCCATCTGCTGGAGATCGAGTGGCCTGCCGATCGAAAGCAGACGCTTCTTGTCTCGCTGATTGAACCAAATGCCATGGGGGCGATCTCCCCGCCACTTATGGACAGAGGAGTCACAAGCTCGGGTGAAGTGAGCCGCTGGGGGGAAAAGCTAGGCTGGCAGGTATACCGGACGGTATTCTGGCCAAAAACCCGGCAACCATTCCTGATGGTCGCTAATCCGGGAAACGAGCCGGCGATTTACGGGAAAATACGGGTTTATGGAGGATGGCGTCACCTACCGGAGGAATTCCCGCCGGCAGCATTCCCCACCGAGCGAATTCTGGCAGCGTATTTCCATCGACCGTTTTTGACAGCAGCGTTTGAGGCAAGCGACGCGCCGGGGCCGTTTCGAGAACGGGGCGTCGAAGACTGGGTCACATTCTTCGACGCCACCGTCCGGCTTTCCGAATATCTTCGCTTTGCGGGCTACAATGCAGTGGTGCTTACCGTGGCGGCTGATGGGTCCACGTTGTTTCCCAGCCCACGATGGCAACCTACTCCCCGCTACGACAACGGTTGTTTTCATCCCGACGGTGCGGATCCGGTCCGAAAGGACGTTGTGGAGCTCGTGTTACGCGTCGCAGACCGTGATGGATTCATGGTCATCCCGGCCATGGACTTTTCGACTCCCCTGCCGGATCTGGAGGCCACGATTCACCGGCGTGGCAACCAGGGCCGAAACCTTCGCTGGGTGGGTCCCGACGGTCGAACGCTCGACGAAACAACACAACCCTACCGGGGAATGCTTCCCTACTACAACATCCTTCACCGCGAGGTTCAGGAAACCATTCTGAATTTGATCCACGAGTTTGCCGATCGGTACGGGCAACATCCTTCCTTTGCCGGGCTGGGACTTCAAGTTTCAGCCTACGGATACATGCAACTTCCCGGTCCGCAATGGGGAATGGACGATGAAACGGTGGCCCGATTTTGCGAAGAGACTGGCATCACCATCGAGGCAACTGGGGAGGATCGATTCCAGAAGCGGGCCGAACTTCTTCTGGGACAGTATTTCCGGCAGTGGGTTCGCTGGCGGGCGCAGCGGCTGCAGAGCTTTTATACGCGGGTCAACCAGGAATTGACGGCGGTCCGCCCGGATGCCCGACTGTATTTGCTCGCCCCCACGCTTTTCGTGGGTGAAAGGTGGGAGAATCGTCTTCGGCCGACGCTCATGCAGCGGCAGGACCCGCTGGCCGTCTTTCAAGAAGTGGGTCTTGATCCGAGCGTCCTGGCCAGCGACCCGAGCATCACATTTCTCCGCGTATTCCGATTGGTGGAGCACGCCCCACTGGGGGTACGAGCGGCCGAATACGAGGTCGATCAACTGTTTCGGTCGTGGCAGGGGCTGACTTCACTGGCCACCGGGGGTGTCCTTTTCTACCAGGCCCCGCGTGAGATTCGTATCCCCAGTTTCGATGCAGCCGCCCCCTATTCCCCAGCTTTCACAGCCATCATGCATCAGCCCATTCCGTGGGGATACGAAAGTCTGCGACGCTATGCGCAAGCCCTGGCCGAGGGCGACCCCAGCTTCATTGCAGACGGCGGCTGGCGCGTTTCGATGGGTGATGAAGAGGCCCTTCGGGTCTGGCGGGCCACCTACCGGAGGCTCCCGGCCGCCGCTTTCCACGACGTGTCTTTCCCTGGAAACAGCAAATCCATTCAGCCACTCATCGTCCGCTCTGCCGTTCGCGGACAGGAAACCTATCTTTACATGCTCAATCAGGCCGGTTTTTCGATCAGGGCGACGCTACACTTTCGAACTCCGGCCAACACGCGGGTGGTGGAACTCAGCGGCATGCGTCCTCTTCCCACCATCAAAAAGGATACCGACGACATGTGGCGTTGGGAGGCTGATCTCGGCCCGTACGATTTGCTGGCGGTAAAGTTCACGTCGCCCCAGGTGTCTTTCTCAAAGGCCATGGTGTATTTCAATCCCGCTATCATCGATCGGCTGAAAGACCAGATCACGGAGTTGAGCGAGCGGGCGGCCACTTTGAGCACGCCACCACTCTACGAAGGTCTGGCAAATCCCGACTTTGAGCAAAAACCGGAGAAGGAGGGGGAAATTCCCCACTGGAAGATACAGGCTGGCTCCGACGCCACGGTGCGTCTCGACGACCAGGAGAAAAAGCAGGGCACCTACTCTTTGCATGTCGCGAGCCGTGGGGCACCTGTCACGATGATCAGCGATCCATTCGAAGCACCATCGACAGGACGTCTCACGGTAGGACTGTGGCTGAAAACACGGCCGGGAAATCCCCAGCCTCCATTGCGTGTCTTCCTGTTTGGAGAGCCAGCGCAGTTTCCGTTCGCCCGATACGCGGAAATCGGTGCTTCCGCGACCGGTCAGTCTGTTCCGACCGTGGGTGCAGAATGGACACCTGTCCTGGTTCAAGTGGCTGATTTGCCGCTGGGCAGAAAGGGTCCCCTCTACCTGAGACTCGATCTGGCCGGGCCAGGCGAGGTCTGGATCGACGATATTCAATTGTGCTCCCTGGCCTTCAGTAAGGCAGAACGGGTGGAGCTGTTCAAGCTCATCGCGCCCGCCCAGGCCAAGCTGGACAACGGAGAAATAGCGGACTGCCTCCGCATGCTGGAGAGCTACTGGCCACAGTATCTGATGGCGTTCGTCCCCCGCGCTGATCTTTCCGCTCAAATCAGCCGGGAAAACCAAGGTGCTCAGCCCACAGAAGCCGGATCAGTTCGCAATTCCGTCAAAACGCCCGACCGATCTGCATCACTTCTCGATCGGATCCGGGGTGTTCTGCCGTCGAAATGGCGGTTTTGA
- a CDS encoding POTRA domain-containing protein, translated as MRSRLGLISAAVCASLAGLLLIWSPAKVFCQTSAAIPEAHSPSVGPGSEDFGKLDNRAIGAQPAEQELVVEVRVVGAKHVPREKYLPAIKTRAGRAFDLQTLEEDVRRLYRTGLFVDIKTYTPQVQGGRLVIFEVLERPLLHYVKYVGNRAFSEKRLAKETGLKAGDPLDTWQVDEAQRRLEQFYHEKGFPHARVTVIEGNKTTDRGAIFLINEGRRQRVAWTQFVGNTIASDARLRTQVQTKPGWFWFLGGLFDRKQLDEDVERITAYYRSLGFFQARVGRDIEVYPDPVSDSREWVYVTYVIDEGPRYRIRNISFFGNEKFSTGELSKNLELKPGDYFDQNKLQMDLNRLRDKYGSIGHVFADVQADPRFLEEPGQLDLVYKIDEGHPYKVGMINVQISGEEPHTRVTTVLNRMSLAPGDIADIREIRASERRLRASQIFEVDPSRGVQPKIVFTPPELPSVPEKGEGPQIAERPQRPAPPRGDSGERPADNDQPSSSSVIRGQSEGGLSFPAPPRWLWPSPTGGSRPASGGDVVPAVGTRVSSEPSQVVPATYQESPQTTSGVIPTSGATVIPSGQPVQNSLPQPLPGAIQPDTPGTAVATDVLSALAAPANEVPAPATRVVFPDRPLPGDMSVFSDRPPDEEPLELPLQPMVEEARTGRIMFSVGVNSDAGVMGSAIIEEQNFDWTRWPRSWRDIIEGRAWRGAGQRFRLEAVPGTQVHRYMISFSDPYFLDRNVTFGLSGFYYRRNYREYTEERLGGRVAFGYQFTHDLSGTIAYRGADIKILDPLVTPFGIPPTIADAMGTNILHGFEVALTHDTRDNAFLPTEGHFFQASFEQVVGTHDYPRVELDYRRYFALWQRPDGSGRHVLGLAGRIGITGSDTPVYDHYFAGGTSSLRGFDYRGASPREFGVAVGGHFLMLASAEYMFPITADDMVRGVIFCDTGTVEPSIDNWTDRYRVAVGFGLRVVIPMMGPAPMAFDFGFPVVEEPGDDNRVFNFFIGFLR; from the coding sequence ATGCGCAGCAGACTGGGACTCATTAGCGCTGCGGTGTGTGCTAGCTTGGCGGGTCTCCTGTTAATCTGGAGCCCCGCAAAGGTTTTCTGCCAAACCTCCGCAGCCATCCCGGAGGCTCATTCCCCGAGCGTCGGGCCGGGCAGCGAAGATTTCGGGAAGCTGGACAACCGTGCGATTGGGGCTCAGCCCGCCGAGCAAGAACTGGTCGTCGAAGTCCGTGTGGTGGGCGCCAAGCACGTACCCCGTGAAAAATACTTGCCCGCCATCAAGACGAGAGCTGGTCGAGCCTTCGATCTTCAAACCCTCGAAGAGGATGTAAGACGGCTTTATCGGACGGGGCTGTTTGTTGACATCAAGACATACACACCGCAGGTACAGGGGGGCCGTCTGGTCATTTTTGAAGTCCTGGAGCGACCGCTTCTCCATTATGTGAAATACGTTGGTAATCGGGCGTTCAGCGAAAAACGTCTTGCCAAAGAGACCGGTCTTAAGGCCGGCGATCCCCTGGACACCTGGCAGGTGGATGAGGCCCAGCGCCGATTGGAGCAATTCTATCACGAAAAGGGATTCCCCCACGCCCGGGTCACAGTGATCGAAGGCAACAAAACGACCGATCGCGGGGCGATTTTCCTTATCAACGAGGGACGTCGGCAGCGTGTGGCGTGGACGCAATTCGTCGGCAACACGATTGCTTCTGACGCGCGATTGAGAACGCAGGTGCAGACCAAACCCGGCTGGTTCTGGTTCCTGGGGGGGCTTTTTGATCGAAAACAACTGGATGAGGACGTCGAGCGGATCACGGCCTACTACCGCAGCTTAGGATTCTTTCAGGCCCGTGTGGGACGCGATATCGAGGTCTATCCCGACCCCGTCAGTGATTCCCGCGAATGGGTCTACGTGACGTATGTCATCGACGAGGGGCCTCGCTACCGAATTCGCAATATTTCGTTTTTCGGCAATGAAAAGTTTTCTACCGGTGAACTCTCCAAAAATCTTGAATTAAAACCTGGAGATTACTTCGATCAAAATAAACTTCAAATGGATCTTAATCGGCTAAGAGATAAATACGGCTCTATCGGCCATGTATTTGCCGATGTGCAGGCGGATCCCCGTTTCCTGGAAGAGCCGGGACAACTCGACCTTGTTTATAAGATTGACGAAGGACATCCCTATAAAGTCGGAATGATCAATGTTCAAATTAGTGGGGAGGAGCCGCACACACGGGTAACGACAGTCCTCAATAGGATGTCTTTGGCCCCTGGCGATATTGCGGATATTCGCGAGATTCGAGCGAGCGAGCGGCGACTCAGGGCATCCCAGATCTTCGAGGTTGATCCCTCCCGGGGTGTTCAGCCTAAGATTGTATTCACGCCGCCCGAGTTGCCTTCGGTGCCGGAAAAAGGTGAAGGGCCACAAATTGCGGAAAGGCCCCAGCGACCGGCGCCACCGCGGGGAGACTCAGGGGAAAGGCCCGCGGATAACGACCAGCCCTCGTCGTCGAGCGTCATCCGTGGCCAATCGGAAGGTGGTTTGAGCTTTCCTGCACCTCCTCGCTGGTTGTGGCCTTCGCCCACGGGGGGATCGCGGCCTGCCTCCGGAGGAGACGTCGTGCCGGCTGTGGGGACACGCGTGTCCTCCGAACCGTCGCAGGTGGTCCCGGCCACGTATCAGGAGTCTCCGCAGACAACATCAGGCGTCATTCCGACCAGCGGAGCGACGGTTATTCCGAGTGGGCAACCAGTACAAAACTCGTTGCCGCAGCCATTACCGGGCGCAATTCAACCAGATACACCTGGAACAGCGGTAGCGACGGATGTTCTATCGGCTTTGGCGGCTCCTGCCAATGAGGTGCCCGCTCCGGCTACCCGCGTTGTGTTTCCCGATCGCCCGCTACCCGGCGATATGTCGGTGTTTTCCGACCGTCCTCCCGATGAAGAACCTCTCGAATTGCCGTTGCAACCGATGGTGGAAGAAGCCCGCACCGGGCGAATCATGTTCAGTGTGGGCGTGAACTCCGACGCTGGTGTGATGGGGAGTGCCATCATCGAAGAGCAGAATTTCGACTGGACCCGCTGGCCGCGGAGCTGGCGCGACATCATTGAGGGACGGGCATGGCGGGGAGCCGGTCAGCGGTTTCGGCTGGAAGCCGTTCCTGGCACTCAGGTGCATCGCTACATGATCAGTTTTTCCGATCCCTATTTTCTGGATCGCAACGTTACGTTCGGTCTGAGCGGATTCTACTATCGCCGGAACTACCGGGAATACACAGAAGAGCGGCTGGGGGGTCGCGTGGCCTTTGGTTATCAGTTCACGCACGATCTGTCGGGGACCATCGCCTATCGCGGCGCCGATATCAAAATCCTTGATCCGCTCGTGACGCCTTTCGGTATCCCCCCGACCATTGCGGATGCGATGGGAACAAACATCCTCCATGGATTTGAGGTGGCGCTCACCCACGACACTCGGGATAACGCGTTCCTACCCACTGAGGGTCACTTCTTCCAGGCATCGTTCGAGCAGGTGGTGGGAACACATGATTATCCGCGAGTGGAGCTCGACTACCGGCGCTACTTCGCGCTGTGGCAGAGACCGGACGGGTCGGGCCGCCACGTTCTGGGGCTGGCCGGACGGATCGGCATCACCGGAAGTGATACACCGGTGTATGACCACTACTTCGCCGGGGGAACCTCGAGCCTGCGCGGTTTTGACTATCGGGGAGCTTCGCCTCGGGAATTTGGCGTGGCGGTGGGTGGCCACTTTCTTATGCTGGCTTCGGCAGAGTACATGTTCCCCATCACGGCCGACGACATGGTGCGGGGCGTCATCTTCTGCGACACCGGGACGGTGGAGCCGAGCATCGACAACTGGACTGATCGGTACCGCGTGGCCGTCGGTTTCGGGTTGCGGGTTGTCATCCCGATGATGGGACCTGCCCCGATGGCCTTCGACTTTGGCTTCCCTGTGGTCGAAGAACCCGGCGACGACAATCGGGTGTTCAATTTCTTCATCGGCTTCTTGCGGTAA
- a CDS encoding AAA family ATPase, translated as MSRTLDHLQIANVGPIHEANVAFGDLTVCVGPQASGKSICLQLLRLILDTGYIHTQLRKHGIDWGSDVDRFLDVYLGQGMCQIWDAGKSSLVVDGKPINIANLATIRKRDASPRVFYIPAQRVLSLANGWPRPFQSFSPEDPFSLRDFSETFRLLLEQEFTTEFHLFPRPNRLKKEYRDLLTQHLFAGFELYVDRFGAMRRLVLRRNTEGAGIPFLAWSAGQREFVPLLMGLYWLMPPSKISRRENLLWVIIEEPEMGLHPNAVSAVLLLLLELLRREYRVCISTHSPHVLEVVWALRIMQTHNATADDVLELFSVRKSEPMRRVASTALKKELRVFYFKRNGDTVDITNLDPGAQSKEEAGWGGLTEFSAHVNDLVARVVRQ; from the coding sequence ATGTCGCGAACGCTCGATCATCTTCAAATCGCCAACGTTGGTCCCATCCACGAAGCGAATGTCGCTTTCGGTGACCTGACCGTTTGCGTGGGTCCCCAGGCATCCGGGAAAAGCATCTGTCTGCAACTGCTTCGCCTGATTTTGGATACCGGATACATCCATACACAATTGCGCAAACATGGCATCGACTGGGGATCCGATGTAGACCGATTTCTCGACGTGTACCTCGGCCAGGGCATGTGCCAGATTTGGGACGCTGGGAAGAGCAGCCTCGTCGTTGATGGGAAGCCAATTAACATAGCGAATCTGGCAACCATCCGCAAACGCGATGCCTCGCCGCGCGTATTTTATATTCCGGCACAGCGAGTATTATCCCTGGCCAATGGCTGGCCACGGCCATTTCAATCCTTCTCTCCAGAGGATCCCTTTTCGCTGCGCGATTTTAGCGAAACTTTCCGTTTACTTCTAGAACAAGAATTTACAACCGAATTCCATCTGTTCCCGCGGCCGAATCGTTTAAAAAAAGAATATCGCGACCTCCTGACTCAACACCTGTTTGCTGGATTTGAGCTGTACGTGGATCGGTTTGGGGCAATGCGACGCCTCGTGTTGCGGAGAAACACCGAAGGGGCCGGCATTCCGTTTCTGGCCTGGTCTGCAGGGCAGCGGGAGTTCGTACCGCTACTCATGGGACTCTACTGGCTTATGCCGCCGAGCAAGATCAGCCGGCGCGAAAATCTCCTGTGGGTCATCATTGAAGAGCCTGAGATGGGTCTTCACCCTAACGCTGTTTCGGCCGTATTGCTCCTTTTATTAGAGTTGCTGAGGCGTGAATACCGCGTGTGTATTTCGACACATTCTCCGCACGTGCTTGAAGTGGTCTGGGCGCTTCGCATCATGCAAACTCACAATGCGACGGCCGATGATGTTCTAGAACTTTTTAGTGTCAGAAAGTCAGAACCGATGAGGCGCGTGGCAAGCACAGCGCTAAAAAAGGAACTTCGAGTGTTCTATTTCAAACGCAATGGTGATACGGTCGACATCACTAATCTAGATCCAGGGGCGCAGTCCAAGGAAGAGGCAGGCTGGGGTGGCCTCACAGAGTTTAGCGCTCACGTCAACGATCTGGTAGCGCGAGTGGTCCGGCAGTAG
- the kdsB gene encoding 3-deoxy-manno-octulosonate cytidylyltransferase produces MRRPMTSYVVIPARLASTRLPRKMLLDETGKPLIQHTYEAAARATKPAGVCVACDHEEIRQAVERFGGKAVLTSPTAQSGTDRVAEVARSMPEVDIFVNVQGDEPEIPPEAIDQVVELLERTAEAEVATLAAPLRERDRLADPACVKVVCDGRGFALYFSRSIIPHPREWDDSLLQADPPIFLQHIGVYAYRREYLLKIPYLAPPPLERVEKLEQLRFLYHGARIAVGLIPSPTCGIDTPEDYRRFVANYRARYNRR; encoded by the coding sequence ATGCGCAGGCCTATGACCAGCTACGTTGTCATTCCGGCGCGATTGGCTTCCACTCGACTTCCCCGCAAGATGCTGCTGGATGAAACCGGCAAGCCCCTCATCCAGCATACCTACGAGGCAGCGGCACGGGCAACCAAGCCGGCGGGAGTGTGCGTGGCCTGCGACCACGAGGAAATCCGGCAAGCGGTGGAGCGCTTTGGAGGGAAGGCCGTTTTGACCAGTCCCACCGCCCAGAGTGGGACGGACCGCGTGGCCGAGGTTGCCCGGTCAATGCCGGAAGTGGATATCTTCGTTAATGTGCAGGGGGACGAGCCGGAAATCCCCCCGGAAGCGATCGATCAGGTGGTCGAGCTTTTGGAACGCACCGCTGAGGCCGAGGTGGCGACGCTGGCTGCTCCTCTGCGAGAACGTGATCGGCTGGCAGATCCCGCCTGCGTCAAAGTGGTTTGCGACGGGCGGGGATTCGCCCTCTATTTCAGCCGCAGCATAATCCCCCATCCCCGCGAATGGGATGACTCTCTCCTCCAGGCCGATCCGCCGATCTTTTTGCAACATATCGGGGTGTATGCCTATCGCCGGGAGTATCTTTTGAAAATCCCATACCTTGCGCCGCCCCCCCTGGAGCGAGTCGAGAAGTTGGAACAGTTGCGTTTCCTCTACCACGGAGCGCGGATTGCTGTGGGCCTGATCCCCTCACCCACCTGTGGTATCGACACCCCCGAGGATTACCGCCGGTTTGTGGCAAATTACAGGGCGCGGTACAATCGGCGATAA
- a CDS encoding CTP synthase, with product MAKHIFVTGGVVSSLGKGLTSASIGMLLERRGLSVRMQKMDPYINVDPGTMSPYQHGEVYVLDDGSETDLDLGHYERFTNSPLTRDSNYTTGKIYLSVITKERRGEYLGQTVQVIPHITNEIKRAITKLAAPDVDVVITEIGGTVGDIESLPFLEAIRQLSLDIGRENCLYIHLTLVPYLRAAGEIKTKPTQHSVGQLRQIGIQPDILICRTEKPLTRDARAKVALFCNVPVDCVIEERDKDFSIYEVPISLVEHGLDELIVRKLGLKAGPLNLDSWYELLHRIRNPKSEVSIAVVGKYVEHRDAYKSIYEALDHAGIAHQALVRVERVHSEKIEQEGPERLLAGVDGILVPGGFGERGIEGKVEAIRYAREKKIPFFGICLGMQCAVIEFARHVAGLEGAHSTEFNKDTPHPVICLLDEQRHITDKGGTMRLGAYPAVLTPGSKAAEAYGTLEISERHRHRYEFNNAYRSRLAELGLQVSGTSPDGKLAEIVELVGHPWFVAVQFHPEFKSQPTRAHPLFRAFIEAALKARAQRVNQPTGEGVSPMEVNAETPH from the coding sequence ATGGCCAAGCATATTTTTGTGACGGGTGGTGTCGTAAGCTCCCTTGGCAAAGGGCTGACGAGCGCTTCAATCGGCATGCTTTTGGAGCGCCGTGGCCTCTCCGTTCGGATGCAAAAAATGGATCCCTACATCAACGTGGATCCCGGCACCATGAGTCCCTACCAGCACGGGGAGGTCTACGTTCTGGATGACGGCAGCGAAACCGATCTGGACCTCGGTCACTACGAACGCTTCACCAACAGCCCGCTGACACGCGATAGCAATTACACAACCGGCAAGATTTATCTTTCCGTCATCACCAAGGAACGTCGGGGGGAGTACCTCGGCCAAACTGTGCAGGTGATTCCGCACATCACAAACGAAATCAAGCGAGCGATCACCAAGCTCGCGGCCCCCGATGTGGACGTGGTCATCACGGAGATCGGGGGAACCGTGGGTGATATCGAAAGCCTGCCGTTCCTGGAGGCGATTCGTCAGCTATCCCTGGACATCGGGCGGGAAAACTGCCTGTATATTCACCTGACTCTCGTTCCCTATCTTCGCGCCGCTGGCGAAATTAAGACCAAGCCCACCCAACATTCCGTGGGACAGCTCCGACAAATCGGTATCCAGCCGGACATTCTCATTTGCCGTACGGAAAAGCCCCTCACGCGGGATGCACGCGCTAAGGTAGCTCTGTTCTGCAACGTTCCCGTGGACTGTGTCATCGAAGAGCGGGACAAGGATTTTTCGATCTACGAGGTGCCCATCAGTCTCGTCGAGCATGGTTTGGACGAGCTGATCGTGCGGAAACTTGGGCTGAAAGCCGGTCCTCTCAATCTGGATAGCTGGTACGAGCTCCTCCATCGTATCCGAAACCCAAAGAGCGAAGTCTCCATCGCGGTGGTGGGCAAATACGTCGAGCATCGGGACGCGTATAAGTCTATCTATGAGGCGCTTGATCACGCGGGCATCGCCCATCAGGCACTTGTCCGCGTGGAACGGGTGCACAGCGAGAAGATCGAACAGGAGGGACCGGAACGGCTGCTGGCGGGGGTGGACGGAATTCTCGTGCCGGGCGGCTTCGGCGAGCGCGGCATCGAGGGAAAGGTAGAAGCCATCCGTTACGCCCGTGAGAAGAAAATTCCCTTTTTTGGCATTTGTTTAGGCATGCAATGCGCGGTGATTGAGTTTGCCCGACACGTGGCCGGCCTGGAGGGCGCCCATTCCACCGAATTCAACAAGGACACCCCGCATCCGGTCATTTGCCTGCTGGACGAACAGCGTCATATCACCGACAAAGGCGGCACGATGCGTTTGGGGGCCTATCCTGCGGTGCTCACTCCTGGCAGTAAGGCGGCTGAAGCGTACGGCACTCTGGAAATCAGCGAACGCCATCGGCACCGTTACGAGTTCAACAATGCCTACCGAAGTCGCCTCGCGGAGCTGGGTCTGCAAGTTTCGGGTACAAGTCCCGACGGCAAATTGGCGGAGATCGTGGAACTGGTCGGGCATCCGTGGTTTGTGGCTGTGCAATTCCATCCCGAGTTCAAATCCCAACCCACCCGTGCTCATCCGCTCTTCCGCGCATTTATCGAGGCAGCTCTCAAGGCCCGAGCGCAGCGCGTAAATCAGCCAACGGGTGAGGGCGTTTCCCCGATGGAGGTCAACGCCGAAACTCCCCACTGA